tcatgagagatacagagggagacagagaggcagagacacaggcagagagaagcagcctccattcagggagcctgacttgggactctatcccaggtctctaatatcacaccctgggctgaaggcggcgctaaacagctaaaccgcggagccacccgggctgcccaggtttagGTTTTTGAGGTCTTTTAGTCACAGATCAttcaaaggattaaaataaaaacagtggttTTACTATTATATTTCCACGATTACTTacagtggaacaaaatagagattaATCACCCTTCTTCTGCATGATTCTGGGAAATGAAGTATGTTCAGGGCCAGATTATATagcctctcctccagctcctctgcctgctgcaTTCAACACACTTCTCAGATTCTCACTACTGCTGACAAGGTACTTGAAGCTGGATCCAACACAGCAAGGGCTTTTTCTACACACTTTACATTTGGTATATTTCACTGTACCTCCCAACCGGGCTCTTTTGCTGAGATATGTTTGGACACACCTGACCTTGGGAATCAGAAGGCCTACCCTTGACCAGGCTGACAAAAGCTAACTACCAGCCTTTGCCCATTGCCCGCTAGTACTAGCCATACTGAAGCAGCTCTGAATTTACTGCAGAAGCTTAAGCCAAATTAGAGCAGTCTCCTTACAGCTCAGAAGGTATGCTAAGCCTTGACATAGAGGTAGTGGTGTTTGCCATTTCCAATAGCTTTCACTGAACCTTTCATTTCAGTCTTTGTCATGCTTCCACAGCAAGCACTCTTCTTAACTTCCTTTTCTATCACAATTCTCATCTTTGACTTCCACTAATGGGCTCTGGACTTGCTGGCACCAACAGCTTACCATTGCACCAGGAAATGTCTACTAATCATCTTTGAAGAACACAACTGGTACTGTCCATGGAAGCCTAAATGGACTTTCCCAATGACCATACTCTGGATGGTTAAGGGTATCTCCAGAGAGATTCCCAAGGGGTCTAAGTAGCAATATGAGCCACATGTTGTATTATTAGTAGTAGCCTTTTAGGGAAAGAAAGCTCAACAGCCCGTCTACTTATCCCAAACCTATTGAGTATACAAATAATGTAACAATTAAACTTGAGAAAcaagagagcaaactgatggtttaccagaggggagttgggtggaaggatgggtgaaataggtggagATTGACTgaacacttactgtgatgagcactgagtaatgtacagaattgttgaatcactgtattacacacctgaagctaatacattgtatgttaactacactggaattaaaaacaaaacaaaaacaaaaacctgcagcCATGAgaatttgttttgtcttaaagaaaaagacatggCTTTTCCCAGCATTTATTCACTATCTATCTCTTTTATCCTCTGGGAGAGGAATTCTGGTCCAGGTGTGGAAAAAAACAGACATCTGGGGTTTTTTCTTCAGTCCACTTACTCTTATCACTGATCTTTGCGAGATCAACTTTTAAACAAATCTGTACATTATAAATATCCATAATCCATattctttcctttgaatttatAAACCAGCTGATCCACACTGTAACGTTTATTTATAGGATAGCACTAGGACTGCAACAGTGCCATTTCAGCAACATCCCATCTCTGTCAATATGTCAGTACCTGTATAAATAtacagaataaaaagcaaaaataaaatgtacttataGTTCTAAGACATAGGCTTAAactaaaattgaaacaaaatggagatcgttaaaatgactgaaataatACATCCACAATCCTGATAAAATAAACGTGTAACTGTgaagggaaaaaagttaaaaagtttacaaaaaatagaaatatgtcaAAGAACAGAACAGATTCAGGCTTTAAAAAAGTTGCAGTTCATGGGGACAGAGTCCACTCAAAGCAAACAAGCCCATCACTAAACTTTAAGGCTCATTTCTAGGAACCCATTATGGCTTTTCTAAAATGTGAGAGTGTATACTGTACAAGATAAAACTCACTGTTGAAACAAAAAGTCATATGgtatattttaactatttatcaAAAGCCGCAACCACCACCAATCACCACAAAAGCCAATTTTCCTAAATTTGTAGGTCGGACACTGAGCAGAGACTCTTAGTctaaatgtgaattaaaattacTTGGGAAACTTAAAAATACCAATGCCTGGATATGCCTCCAATTTAAATTGGAATCTGTAGTCATCAAGGCTAAGAACTACAGAAATAGCCATCCTTATCCTACTAATCTAAAGCTAAgtctttctgaaaaataatactaattataCTTCTATTTAAAACATCTACTGCaaccaagaaaaggaaaaaagccatcTATGTTTGCTAAGAATAGTTAATCTAAGAAATGAGTACACCATTTTGCCATTTCATTTTACCCTTAAAAGTTCTAAAGCAAACTTCTCCAAGCTCCCCCCGTATAGAAATCTCAAAGCACTTATTTTTAGTtgacaagtctttttttaaaaaaaaagcttttaaaaaagtttattataaaaactatCTTTTAATCTACTAATTGAAAAATCAGCAacaggaattaaatatttttaaaggaaattactaTACTTAccgacgtgtgtgtgtgtgtgtgtgtgtgtgtgtgtgtgtgtctaaccCACTTCATAATCAGGTAGGTTACTATCACTTTCCAGTTTAGAAGGCATCGGCCCAGTCATTCTGTATGATTAGAAACTTAAATTCTGGTAATCGTTCTAAACCCAAGCCATTTTGGCCACAAGCCCTTTTCTGCTAACCACAAGAATTAGAGAATTTGTACACCTGAATGATACTACCACATTGATTAGAAGACAGGCATTCTTTCAAAATCAGTTATCACAGGACTTGAAAAACAGCTGCTTGGTATTTAGATCACTTGGATACTGGGTTAAAACTGCTATAAATCGATATATTATTTGTTCAAAGAGGAAGGGCATGAagcaacaaagcaaaaacagagaTAGATGTATTTCTTGTGAaagcataaaagaataaaatggaatggaGACGTAGAAAAACAGGGTTTTTTGCTTTGTACCATCAAATCCGCAAACCACCACAAATACTGTCAATTAGATcaggagagataaaaagaaattagccCATTTCTTTAACATAGAGTGTATGAGTATCTTCCTAAAGTATCTTAAGGTATGAGAGAACTTCCTTGTCAGTTCCAAATTCAACACAATACAAAGCAAAGGAACTTTTATTACTACATTCACACAAGTAATGATTAAGTGCCCTGAAGTTTACCCTGATAGCTTAAGATTACCAAATATTAGTTTCCACAGAACTGTTTTAACTTTCTAATCCTATTCAAAGGAGAAAAGGGTGGAGGAAACTCATTAGCACTGCCACTTCATTTCAAATGCCATTTTTGTCCTTGGGTGAATGTATATAACACTAAACCATGATCTTCGCAATAGTTTTCTATTTGGTTTAACTAGTAGTACTAAAGGAGCTTAATACAGGATAATACTTTAAGAGCTTTATGTGAGACAAAGTTAACGCTAAGATAACATGACAAGTGTACAAAAGCTGTCCATTGGTTTTTTATGAAGAGTCCATCTAACATACATAGCAATATATTTATAACCAGAAAACTGCACTGACTGAAAAGTAGACACATTAGTTTGTCAAGCTCTATCTGAAAACATgatgttttattaaaacaaaacccaaaacacttaAATCTCAAGTTCTATGGATTTACAGTCCAGTCTTACTGAAGCTGCACAGATTTCCTTTCTTGCAGACAAAGTAATATGCAGGAAGAACCCACGAAGAGCACGCTGGCTATCTGACAAATTGTACTATCTGGATTACAAATGAGTCTTGAAAATCTTCTGAAGAATGTCAAGGAGTTACCAGAGAGATTATATAGTgaccttgatttttattttttctttacctagAATTCtacaaattctaaaatttatcaaTTGATGTAACTTTTAAATAAACAGCACCAGTCTTGCCCATTGATACAATTAAAATTTGACTTTCTCAGTTCTTAGTTCACAAGTTTATTATGAAAAACACTGCAGTGCTCTTGTGCAGTAACATCGTCTTATAGGAGGGGGAAAAACAGTTCTGTTCAAAACAACTCACCAGGTTCTGACAATAACAAAGAACATGAGGCTGAGATTTGAGAAGGGAAATAAACTGAGTGCAGACAAATCATACAATTAAATTAAACGGTATccctgaaaataaacaaaacgaTTTCAAAACTCACAAGTAGAGAGGGGAGGCCTtggtacttatttttaaaaatgttcattaagcTCCAATGATTGTTTGCTGCTATCCTTATCTACAGTCATGCTGAGTAAAGCTATAGCTAAATGGAAGTTAAATTGTATTCACGAGGTGTTAATGTTTACATCTTATTATCTGCAGTCTCTCAGAGAAAGCAAAAGTAACTACAAATAGCGCTATGCCAGAAACTGGTTTCTTGACCAACAATGTCGCTTCAGCATGCAATGAACTGGTTCATTCTAAAGTGGTCACGGCTGTTGATGACAAGAggctttgtatttttatatggCACATCTTTTGGTCCATGTGAAAACAAGTTTTTTGAATGTTAACTATTCTCTGACATTTTGGAGTTACTGTTGCTCTTCCCATTTCCATTAGGTCAATATATGGTTCATGGCAATACTGTAcaagtttaaaatttcattacAGGAAGTAGTCTGGGGTACGACGAGTAACATGTGGCTCGCCTCTGCGAGGTGCTGGGTCAAACTGcaagctgaaaaacaaaacatgtttgtTGTTTATACTCCATGTATCAATTTACTGACAAAATCAAGACACTATTCTTtcaaactttataatttttttcctatacaatTTCAGTTTGCCTTCAATGGAACAGAACCCTAATTGTAGCCTAAtcgtgcatttatttatttaaaatcatgcaTTTATTAAGAGTGTAATAGCTGCATGCCTTCTCAAAGAGCCAAGGCAGAGAGACTTTTTATACATCAGGATTCCTAAGATTATTTGAAAGAAGAGTtctactaaataaatataatttaaaaagcctaATGTACTGTATTTGTAATCTCAACCTTAGGATATATTTTATTAACCCGATAATAAAAACATGTGTTTAAAAGttagaatccaaaaaaaaaaaaaaaaaaaaaaaaaattggaatcctAATAAATTACATTGGGGTCTATATAGGACAAGTTTCTGTTAGTGTTTCAATATATCCTAAGTCCGTTCAAAAGGAAACAGagaggtggctcagtaggttaagcatctgactcttggtttcagctcagggtatctcagagtcatgagactcagccccatgttggctccctgctcagtgtagaGACGCTTGAggttcttttcctctctctctctgcctctcttcacaccttctctctctcaaatgaaataaataaaatcttaaaagcaaacaaaaggaaacataaaaatcaaattggAATCTGGATTTAGCATGAGCCCTTTAACTCTTACACTAACTCCCATTCAAACGATACAGTTTGACTCAACTGTAATGGCAGCCAACTACTAAGGTGTAAATACTTACAAAGAGTATTTTAGAGTATCATCAAGTTCCATGATTGCAGCTTGATTACCACAACGATAACAATAGTTTGGAGCACTGAAAATCGTTACTACATTCCGGTCGTGGCACCAGTTATATCcctataaggaaaagaaaggtgttaaaaacttatttatttccttatttacacAACTAAATGTGACTCGAGAGAAAAAAAgatctccccttccctcccaaaAGGCTTAAAAACTATTAATGCTTTGTTTCTGGacatattaataattttctgtACTCTTGTGTATAActgaaaaatgtgtatatatgaattaatttttCCCAAATTACAAAGCTAATTtactagaaatagaaaagacaCTAAAACACAGCACTAATCACTGAAGAATTAACTGCTTCTTCTTCATCTGGCTGCCTTCTGTGGACAGCAGCATCTCATCAGCTTCCCACTGCAATGGTCCCAAACATGATTCATGAATGAGTATATGGCCACTCCTTATAGAGGCATATAACATATTCCTCTAGACCAAAATTGTCTTAATTCTCTAAGGCAAAGGGGAAGGTCCCCCAGTCAGTCACTGCCCAGGTACAAAGAAAAGAGGCCTCTAGGATCTCTGGCCTCATTTTGTTAAGTCCATCTGAATACTCAAGTTACTTTTTAAGCATTGTACACAAATATCTTTCCCTATCTTTAGCAAAGCCATATGTTTCATAATAATCACAGTTGTTAAGAGTATTAATCTAATAGGAACTTCATTTTCTAAGTATGCTAATCAATGTCCCATTTcccttttagtttcttaaattatctGTAATCCTACCATCCAAAAGGACTACCAAAATATCTGGTATTTCATCTCAATCTCTcctctatatatacattttaaatacattaaagaaacaaaatcgaGATTAAAAATGTTACATTCCCTTCTCCCCTGTTCCCTGTACCTTACTTTCCCAGGCTTAAATCCCAAGCACTATTCAGTCATGAAGAATTCTCTGAAAACATGTCAACTCATCTTCTGTAAAGGCTCAAGCTACCATGGCAAATTCATTGGAAGGGATACATAGGGTATCCTCATTAATTAGTCCTCCCACCTCCAATCCCTTCCTTAGTATCTTCCTTCATTGCATTTAGTTAAAAGGTAAATCAGGTTTCAGAGAACATACCTCCATCACCAGCTGGTGAGCTCTGGACACCAATGTGAGGCCATTGGCATGATTAAATGTTTCAGAAATGTCTTGCCCAAAGGTATAACCAGCTCCTCTAGGAGATATACCCCAACCACCACGATCATCTGGATCTGACCACAGCAAGTCACACATTGGACCCTAAAAAGTAAGTTATAAATTGACTTCTTACAAAAATGATTTGAGTAATTCATGACCTTAATGAAGTCACACTTTGAGGGGTATTTGCTGAACACAGtctaaggttttgttttgtttttaaggttttgttttaaaagtcaaatatctGTGTCAAATAAACTATTTCCAAATGTCTTTAAGAGACATACCCCACATCAATGTGCCCCAAGAGCAATAGGCCCTATAGTATGCAAATTTCAAATCAGACAGTATAGAGGAGTAATTAAGGTAGAGGCTCTGAAGACAACAGCCTAGATTCTAAGCCCAGTCTCAAAGGTGTTATGATCTTGAAAGGTTTCTTAATATTAGCCTCTAAAGGATGAGGTTGCCGAGAAGAGTGTTGATACCACCCACACAGGGTCATTTCTAAGCATTAGAAGAGAGAACACACCTATGAAAGTTACAATAAACTTTCTCCCCTCTAAAAacttttctgaaatgattttaCTACCAAACAGagtaacttatttaaaaaaaaaaaaggcaataccTCATGAGGAACTTCTTGTAGGCGATCAAGTGCTCTGATGTGATCCAGTGTATCTATGGATGGTGAGAGGCCACCATGTAGACAGAATATCTGAAAAGAGTAGTTTATAATGTTAACCTcacataaaataaactttaaacatTCTGGACTAAGCTACAGGCAGCAGCCCACATCATTTAGTGAGACTAGGGTTTCTGTGTTCTGCCAGAACCATGCTTGTCTCTGCAAGAGCTTTCTTCCAGCCTACTCTACACTACTGAATACAGCCCCCCTTCTTCCTGATAAATGATTACTGCTGCACCCAGAAAGAATTTCTGTGACCTTACCCTCACCATAGACTATCTTCCTTCTCATAGAATTTTCTTGCGATTTCTTCTGTACACTCCTCTACATGAACCATTAAATAGTTAATCATATCTCCAAGACTTGTCCAAAAACAACCTCAGAGGATGGATGGGCTACATCTTCCATCCCTGTGGTACCAACATACAGTTCAGTGCCTGATACAAAGGACAGACGTCAAAAGTCTAAAAGGGATGTGTGGGTGGAAAAGTGGCATCTAAACGTTAAGAAAACAGATTCATGAAAACAATCAGCAATATAAGTTTTAGGAAGACCTACATACCTGCCCATCAACCAAGGCAGTGAGAGGAAGATAGTCAAAAAGATCTGTAAAGTATTTCCAaacatttgcatttccatatttcCTTAAACACTCATCATAGAAACCATATACTTGTGTGATCTGTCTGCTCTCATGATTTCCTCGAAGAATGGTGATGCGTTCACGGTAACGAACCtgaaacaacaaaatagaaaacaatatgaaTACCTGGCTCCTTCAAAAACCAAATGACAATTCGGCAAACTTTCTACAGGAAAATTCAGAGTTCTAATTTTGGTGAAGAAAACCTTCCATGCCTCCATATTACACTGAAATGAGACCCTACACCTAATGACATCTGTCCACGGAGTTTTGGTGAACCCCATCTCAACTACAATCAAACTCCTACTactatcaactttatttttttttttaaagatttacttattagagacagagaaagagacagagaggcagagacacaggcagagggagaagcaggctccatgcagggagcctgacgtgggagtcgatcctgggtctctaggatcatgccctgggccaaaggcggctctaaaccactaagccactggagctgccctacTACCAACTTTACACTAAGCATAATTATCAGCTGTAAAATTCCATGAAATTTTTTCTATACTTAGATGACTTTTGGTAAAATGCATAGTCCTGTAGTAACTATCATGATTATTTTAGAACCTTTCCATCAGTACAAAAATATCCCCCATTTGCTATCCCAACTCCTACTCCCAGCAACCACTGATTTGTCTTTTGAGATCTGCTTTTTatagaaatttcatataaatgagtaatacaatatatagttttttttatgtgtctggcTTCATTTACTTATAGTATTTTTGAGGCTCACTTGTGTATGCATCAGCAGATCTTTTTTATTGCTGCAGAGTATTCCAGAGTatacccccccttttttaagattttatttatttattcatgagagacagacgggggggcgggggcaggtagagacacaggcagagggagaagcaggctccatgcagggagcccgacatgggactcgatcccgggtctccaggatcaggccctgggctaaaggtggagctaaaccactgagccatctgggctgccccattttgtttctttattcactATTAGGATGAACTTCTGGATGGTTTACTTTTTGAGAGTTATGAATATGATCATCTTGCCTAtaagtttttataaaatacatacaaacataaaatacactttcatttttcttgggtatattCCTAGTCCAATATAACTGATGAGTCTATGGGTgtatatatgtttaactttaggcagcctgggtggctcagcagttcggcggtgcctttggcccaggacatgatcctggagacccgggatcgagtcctacattgggctccctgaatggagcctgcttctccctctgcctgtgtctcagcctctttctctctctgtatctctcatgaataaataaataaaatcttaaaaaaaaaaaaaaaaaaagtatgtttaacttttaggGAAATTGCCAAACCATTTTCAAAATGGTTGGTATATGAAGGTTCTAATCTCTTCATAAACTAACACTTGCTATTATCAGCCTTATGGACAACAGCATTCTAATGGGTGTgattgtgactttattttttttttttaattttttaatttatgatagagagagagagagagagagagagaggcagagacataggcagagggagaggcaggctccatgcaccgggagcccaatgtgggattcgatcctgggtctccaggatcgcgccctgggccaaaggcaggcgccaaaccgctgcgccacccagggatccctgattgtgACTTTAATATGCATTCCCCTGATGATCAATGATTTGGGgaaccttttcatgtgcttattgactatTCATGTATTTTCTTGGATGAAGTATCTATGTaagtattttatccatttttaatctTACTGAATCCTAATAGGTTTTTGTTATATGAACACAAATACCTTTTTCTTAGTTATATTTcttgaagaacaaaaaaaaatcttaattttgacGAAGTCCAATTTAACAAATTTTCTAATGGACTGTGCTTTTCATATAGTATCaatcattgcctaatccaaggttaCAATATTTTCTCCTATGCTTCATTCTGGAAGTTTTGTACCTTTAGCTCTTACATTAGGTCTCTGATTGATTTTGATCCATTTGTATGGTATGAGGTATTCTAAGTCCATTTTTTGTATATAGATAGCCCTCTGTCCTAGCACTACTTGCTTAACTTCCTCCCCCAACCCTCTGTATTAAAACCCTCTGTGtaagggctgctataacaaagtagaGGAAACGGGCAGCTGAAACAAGTCCAGATCAAAGTGTAAACAGGGTTAGTTTCTTCTAAAGACTTGTCTACTTGGCTAATAAAAGGTCATCTTCACATTTCTTATCCTCGTCCCTCCGTTATATTGTCCTAAtgtcttcttacaaggacaccagtcatattcaATTAGGGCTCACCCTTATGACCTATGTTACCTTAATTATCTCTTAAAGGTCCTAGcaccaaataccatcacattctgaggtaccacCGGTTAAGACTGCAGTGTATGAATAGAGGGAGGTGTATGCGGCACAATTCAGCCCCATAACattcaaatataaattcttaaagGCAGCATATTCATTCCTCTGCTGAGCACTGGGACTCATCTTAGGCTTTAAGTACAGATTAGCTTGTAAGGCTGTTTCCATTGTATCTAGAGGCACCGCAGTAATTTTCCATCATTTAATCTAACTGCTTTGTTTTACAGATACAGAACTTAGTATCCTCCAAGTTGTGTAGCACGTTACATGATTCAGACTAGTGGCTTCATgaacacacacattatatattgTCTAAAATTCAGCTCATGCCAAAACCACATCTTCCCACTCTTGCAATACTAGAGGTTTCTGGAAGCCATTTTACCATTGTGAACGTTCTTTAATAAAATCTCCCCTAAAGGTAAAATCACACTTTCTTTTcggggaaaggcagagaagccTGTCATTCTAAATACTAGTGACCACTACTTTGTGTCTCATTTCCAGATATTTGTACATTTCCCAAAGCTACAATTGGTATAAAGCAACTTCCTTTAATTATCATTCCTATTGTTCTAG
This portion of the Canis lupus dingo isolate Sandy chromosome 11, ASM325472v2, whole genome shotgun sequence genome encodes:
- the PPP2CA gene encoding serine/threonine-protein phosphatase 2A catalytic subunit alpha isoform: MDEKVFTKELDQWIEQLNECKQLSESQVKSLCEKAKEILTKESNVQEVRCPVTVCGDVHGQFHDLMELFRIGGKSPDTNYLFMGDYVDRGYYSVETVTLLVALKVRYRERITILRGNHESRQITQVYGFYDECLRKYGNANVWKYFTDLFDYLPLTALVDGQIFCLHGGLSPSIDTLDHIRALDRLQEVPHEGPMCDLLWSDPDDRGGWGISPRGAGYTFGQDISETFNHANGLTLVSRAHQLVMEGYNWCHDRNVVTIFSAPNYCYRCGNQAAIMELDDTLKYSFLQFDPAPRRGEPHVTRRTPDYFL